Proteins from a single region of Humidesulfovibrio mexicanus:
- a CDS encoding type II toxin-antitoxin system death-on-curing family toxin produces MNPVSKPPDPWRWILPATVLAIHDAQQAEHGGLPGLRDLGLLESALARPKNLLAHAPHEPGSPAPDAFDLAAAYAYGLARNHAFIDGNKRTAYVTARLFLVLHGLDLAAPDVERVLVFERLGKGEVGEQELAGWMRSKS; encoded by the coding sequence ATGAACCCCGTGTCCAAACCGCCGGACCCTTGGCGCTGGATTCTGCCCGCCACCGTGCTGGCCATCCACGACGCCCAGCAGGCCGAGCACGGCGGTTTGCCCGGCCTGCGCGACCTGGGCCTTCTGGAAAGCGCCCTGGCGCGGCCGAAAAATTTGCTGGCCCACGCCCCGCACGAACCCGGCTCGCCCGCCCCGGACGCCTTTGATCTGGCGGCGGCCTATGCTTACGGCTTGGCCCGCAACCATGCGTTCATCGACGGCAACAAGCGCACGGCCTATGTGACCGCGCGGCTGTTCCTCGTGCTGCACGGCCTCGATCTCGCCGCGCCGGACGTGGAGCGCGTGCTGGTGTTCGAGCGCCTGGGCAAGGGCGAGGTGGGCGAGCAGGAGTTGGCGGGGTGGATGCGGAGCAAAAGCTAA
- a CDS encoding Ivy family c-type lysozyme inhibitor has translation MDQPMRSLTTAARRAARFLVVILALLGLCASGCAPQQPAQPAPPAVQAAPQRSVSVLGTLTGKHGQPLTGHDIRNTPPFSTAWRALLRRSGKSRETWLIRFDGPQVPVRLVSIGGAEYLRVEGCKANACAAGSVVVLYCEKEKATYALLKQNGESLWLGDPPDALKEAFAQLGTAEAPK, from the coding sequence ATGGATCAGCCCATGCGAAGCCTCACCACAGCGGCCCGCCGCGCCGCTCGCTTTCTTGTCGTGATACTTGCCCTGCTCGGCCTTTGCGCCAGCGGCTGCGCGCCGCAACAGCCTGCCCAGCCCGCGCCGCCAGCGGTGCAGGCCGCGCCCCAGCGCAGCGTCAGCGTCCTCGGCACCCTTACAGGCAAGCACGGCCAGCCGCTCACCGGGCACGACATCCGCAACACGCCGCCCTTCAGCACGGCCTGGCGCGCGCTTTTGCGGCGCAGCGGCAAGAGCAGGGAGACCTGGCTCATCCGCTTTGACGGGCCGCAGGTGCCCGTGCGCCTGGTGAGCATTGGCGGCGCGGAGTACCTGCGCGTGGAGGGGTGCAAGGCCAACGCCTGCGCGGCGGGCAGCGTGGTGGTGCTGTATTGCGAAAAGGAAAAGGCCACCTACGCCCTGCTGAAGCAGAACGGCGAAAGCCTCTGGCTGGGCGACCCGCCGGACGCGCTGAAAGAGGCCTTTGCGCAACTGGGCACGGCGGAAGCGCCGAAGTAG
- a CDS encoding MerR family transcriptional regulator, whose translation MSPEERLLSVAEIARRLSVPESTVHYWKNRFAQHLPSSGTGRQKRFRPEAVEVFRVIAEMFSLGHSAQDVMEALGKNFPLTAALDDAPGAQGQDAPFSRKRPQQREAESAETAVRMAAAIAKEMGQEIARSIGEGLRQHLSGLPAALAAGEVREALPPALDAEEISAIKNAVEETCGKLDASAGEMARLNAENTQLKAKLSVLEAELVRLRKDRREMEKFLLDKIKAVTT comes from the coding sequence GTGTCGCCGGAAGAACGCTTGCTCTCCGTGGCCGAGATCGCCCGCAGGCTCTCCGTGCCGGAGTCCACCGTGCATTATTGGAAGAACCGCTTCGCCCAGCACCTGCCCAGTTCGGGCACGGGCAGGCAGAAGCGCTTCCGGCCGGAGGCCGTGGAGGTGTTCCGCGTCATCGCGGAGATGTTCAGCCTGGGGCACAGCGCACAGGACGTGATGGAGGCCTTGGGCAAGAACTTCCCCCTTACCGCCGCCTTGGACGACGCCCCCGGCGCGCAGGGGCAGGACGCCCCCTTCTCGCGCAAGCGCCCGCAGCAGCGCGAGGCGGAGAGCGCCGAGACCGCCGTGCGCATGGCCGCGGCCATTGCCAAGGAAATGGGCCAGGAGATCGCGCGCAGCATTGGCGAGGGGTTGCGCCAGCACCTTTCCGGGCTCCCGGCCGCCCTTGCCGCCGGGGAGGTCCGCGAGGCGCTGCCCCCGGCCCTGGACGCCGAGGAGATCAGCGCCATCAAGAACGCCGTGGAAGAGACCTGCGGCAAGCTGGACGCCAGCGCCGGGGAAATGGCCCGCCTGAACGCCGAGAACACCCAGCTCAAGGCCAAGCTCTCTGTGCTGGAGGCGGAACTGGTGCGCCTGCGCAAAGACCGCCGCGAGATGGAAAAGTTCCTTCTTGACAAGATAAAAGCCGTGACTACTTAA
- the ald gene encoding alanine dehydrogenase: protein MIIGIPKEIKTLENRVSMTPGGVETLVRRGHSVLVEKGAGVGSGLMDEEYVAAGAAMVSAAEAWGAEMVIKVKEPMAAEYQYLRNDLLLFTYLHLAADEAQTKALLAGGTTGVAYETVQLADRSLPLLLPMSEVAGRMATQVGAHYLEKTQGGRGMLLGGVPGVAPANVVVIGGGVVGTNAVKIAVGMGARVTVLDLSHARLQYLDDIFGSRIITMSSTEPNIRAAVKEADLVIGAVLVPGAKAPKLVTREMIGTMREGSVIVDVAVDQGGCIETTKATTHDKPTYVVDGVVHYGVANMPGAVPRTSTFALVNQTLPYALKLAAKGVDALREDPALLAGLNTYKGKLTCPAVGEALGIPAITPAQALA, encoded by the coding sequence ATGATCATCGGCATCCCCAAAGAGATCAAGACCTTGGAGAACCGCGTGTCCATGACTCCCGGCGGCGTGGAGACCCTTGTCCGGCGCGGCCACAGCGTGCTGGTGGAGAAGGGCGCGGGCGTCGGCTCCGGCCTCATGGACGAAGAATACGTCGCCGCCGGGGCCGCAATGGTTTCCGCCGCAGAGGCCTGGGGCGCGGAGATGGTCATCAAGGTCAAGGAGCCCATGGCCGCGGAGTACCAGTACCTGCGCAACGACCTTTTGCTCTTCACCTACCTGCACTTGGCCGCCGACGAGGCCCAGACCAAGGCGCTGCTTGCCGGCGGCACCACCGGCGTGGCCTACGAGACCGTGCAGCTGGCCGACCGCTCCCTGCCGCTGTTGCTGCCCATGAGCGAAGTGGCCGGACGCATGGCCACACAGGTGGGCGCTCACTATCTGGAAAAGACCCAGGGCGGGCGCGGAATGCTGCTGGGCGGCGTGCCGGGCGTGGCCCCGGCCAACGTCGTGGTCATCGGCGGCGGCGTGGTGGGCACCAACGCCGTCAAGATCGCCGTGGGCATGGGCGCCCGCGTCACCGTGCTCGACCTTTCCCACGCGCGCCTGCAGTACCTGGACGACATCTTCGGCTCGCGCATCATCACCATGAGCTCCACCGAACCCAACATCCGCGCCGCCGTCAAGGAGGCCGACCTGGTCATCGGCGCGGTGCTGGTGCCCGGCGCCAAGGCCCCGAAGCTCGTCACCCGCGAAATGATCGGCACCATGCGCGAAGGCTCGGTCATCGTGGACGTGGCCGTGGACCAGGGCGGCTGCATCGAGACCACCAAGGCAACCACCCACGACAAGCCGACCTACGTTGTGGACGGCGTGGTGCACTACGGCGTGGCCAACATGCCGGGTGCCGTGCCCCGCACCAGCACCTTCGCCCTGGTCAACCAGACCCTGCCCTACGCCCTCAAGCTGGCCGCAAAGGGCGTGGACGCCCTGCGCGAAGATCCCGCCCTGCTGGCCGGCCTCAACACCTACAAGGGCAAGCTGACCTGCCCCGCCGTGGGCGAGGCCCTGGGCATTCCGGCCATTACCCCCGCCCAGGCTTTGGCGTAA
- a CDS encoding AbrB/MazE/SpoVT family DNA-binding domain-containing protein, translating to MQAVKVRKIGNSLGVVIPKEVLSRMKVAEGETLYFTESQDGGVRLTPMNEAFAQEFAQQMEAAEKLMRQDRHILRELAKR from the coding sequence ATGCAGGCGGTGAAGGTTCGGAAAATCGGCAACTCCCTGGGCGTGGTCATCCCCAAGGAGGTGCTCTCGCGCATGAAGGTTGCCGAGGGCGAGACGCTCTATTTCACGGAGTCCCAAGACGGAGGGGTGCGCCTGACCCCCATGAACGAGGCTTTCGCGCAGGAGTTCGCCCAGCAGATGGAGGCGGCGGAGAAGCTTATGCGCCAAGACCGGCACATCCTGCGCGAGCTGGCCAAGCGCTGA
- the htpG gene encoding molecular chaperone HtpG yields MSTHATYEFKAEIKQLLEILVHSLYTDREIFLRELVSNASDALDKLRITAAEATDEAPLEIRIEADKDKKTLAISDNGIGMTEAELVENIGTIAHSGSAAFLKAMKEAGNSADGIIGRFGVGFYSVYMVAQSVRILTRSHREGATPVEWISEGQGAYSIRELSGEEAQAVGRGTRIEISLKDDLAEQFTEADTLRHIIRKHSNFLSFPIIVDGERVNTVPALWREPKFQITKEQYKEFYSFLTYDLDEPMDTLHVSVDAPVQFNALCFIPKKSKDFMGFDREDWGLDLYVRRVLIQRQNKDLIPQYLMFARGVVDTEDLPLNISRETLQDNRLIRKINTTLTKQILSQLAKMAEDKDAYATFWREHSRVFKAGYMDFANREAFAALLRFNSSSCEAADELVSLDEYISRAKPDQKQVYFAFGPSREALKLNPHLELFRKKGVEVLYLYEPIDEFVMDALHTYKEFTLTPAELAKPDDLAKLPDVEQAPEEAAAAPEKDSLEALLVRFKDILGDGVADVRATSRLTGSPCCLVNPDGHTTSSMDKIMRAMNHDASVPKKVMELNPTHPLVRNLADLHQADPQDPFVEQAARQLFESALLLEGYLSDPHALVGRVQDLLSKASGWYAKSK; encoded by the coding sequence ATGTCCACGCACGCAACCTATGAGTTCAAGGCCGAAATCAAGCAGTTGCTCGAAATCCTCGTGCATTCCCTGTACACGGATCGGGAAATATTCCTGCGCGAGCTGGTCTCCAACGCCTCCGACGCCCTGGACAAGCTGCGCATCACCGCGGCCGAGGCCACGGACGAGGCCCCGCTCGAAATCCGCATCGAGGCCGACAAGGACAAGAAGACCCTCGCCATCAGCGACAACGGCATCGGCATGACCGAGGCCGAACTGGTGGAGAACATCGGCACCATCGCCCACTCCGGCTCCGCCGCCTTCCTGAAGGCCATGAAGGAGGCCGGAAACAGCGCCGACGGCATCATCGGCCGTTTTGGCGTGGGCTTCTATTCCGTGTACATGGTGGCGCAGAGCGTGCGCATCCTCACCCGCAGCCATCGCGAAGGCGCCACCCCGGTGGAATGGATCTCCGAAGGCCAGGGCGCCTACTCCATCCGCGAGCTTTCCGGCGAGGAGGCCCAGGCCGTTGGACGCGGCACGCGCATCGAAATCAGCCTGAAGGACGATCTGGCCGAGCAGTTCACCGAGGCCGACACCCTGCGGCACATTATTCGCAAACACTCGAACTTCCTAAGCTTCCCCATAATCGTCGACGGCGAGCGGGTGAACACCGTGCCCGCCTTGTGGCGCGAGCCCAAGTTCCAGATCACCAAGGAACAGTACAAGGAGTTCTACTCCTTCCTGACCTACGACCTGGACGAGCCCATGGATACTCTGCACGTTTCGGTGGATGCGCCGGTGCAGTTCAACGCGCTCTGCTTCATCCCGAAGAAGAGCAAGGACTTCATGGGCTTCGACCGCGAGGACTGGGGGCTTGACCTCTACGTGCGCCGGGTGCTCATCCAGCGCCAGAACAAGGATCTCATTCCGCAGTACCTCATGTTCGCGCGCGGCGTGGTGGACACCGAGGACCTGCCCCTGAACATCAGCCGCGAGACCCTGCAGGACAACCGCCTCATCCGAAAGATCAACACCACCCTGACCAAGCAGATCCTCTCGCAGCTTGCCAAAATGGCCGAGGACAAGGACGCCTACGCCACGTTCTGGCGCGAGCACTCCCGCGTGTTCAAGGCCGGGTACATGGACTTCGCCAACCGCGAGGCCTTCGCCGCGCTCCTGCGCTTCAACTCCAGCTCCTGCGAGGCCGCGGACGAGCTTGTCAGCCTGGACGAGTACATCTCCCGCGCCAAGCCGGACCAGAAGCAGGTGTACTTCGCCTTCGGCCCCAGCCGCGAGGCCCTGAAGCTGAACCCGCACCTGGAGCTGTTCCGCAAGAAGGGCGTGGAGGTGCTGTACCTGTACGAACCCATCGACGAGTTCGTCATGGACGCCTTGCACACCTACAAGGAGTTCACCCTGACCCCGGCCGAGCTGGCCAAGCCGGACGATTTGGCCAAGCTGCCCGATGTGGAGCAGGCGCCCGAGGAGGCCGCAGCGGCCCCGGAGAAGGACTCTCTGGAGGCCCTGCTCGTGCGCTTCAAGGACATCCTGGGCGACGGCGTGGCCGATGTGCGCGCCACCTCGCGCCTCACCGGCAGCCCCTGCTGCCTGGTGAACCCCGACGGCCACACCACCTCCAGCATGGACAAGATCATGCGCGCCATGAACCACGACGCCTCGGTGCCCAAGAAGGTCATGGAGCTCAATCCCACCCATCCGCTGGTGCGCAACCTGGCCGACCTGCACCAGGCGGACCCGCAGGATCCTTTCGTGGAGCAGGCCGCGCGCCAGCTGTTTGAGTCCGCCCTGCTGCTGGAAGGCTACCTCTCCGACCCCCACGCCCTTGTGGGACGCGTGCAGGACCTGCTTTCCAAGGCCAGCGGCTGGTACGCCAAGTCGAAATAA
- a CDS encoding Lrp/AsnC family transcriptional regulator, with protein MKKTMDAADRRLVAALAEDGQASAAVLAETLGVTAPTIRARMKNMVAQGLLRVAGLVDPSAVKGLSVALVGIKLHSQMQLDQKLEEISALPDVNWAAAVTGRYDILVELVTSEDIADLYNFLDKALSGVGGIASSESFVVMKARRKWIPLPKGARTWFSE; from the coding sequence ATGAAAAAAACCATGGACGCCGCAGACCGCCGTTTGGTCGCCGCCCTGGCGGAAGACGGCCAGGCTTCGGCCGCAGTGCTCGCCGAGACCTTGGGCGTCACCGCCCCCACCATCCGCGCGCGCATGAAAAACATGGTGGCGCAAGGGCTGCTGCGCGTCGCCGGGCTGGTGGACCCCTCCGCGGTCAAGGGGCTTTCCGTGGCGCTGGTGGGCATAAAGCTGCACAGCCAGATGCAGCTGGACCAGAAGCTGGAGGAAATCTCCGCGTTGCCGGACGTCAACTGGGCGGCCGCCGTCACCGGCCGCTACGACATCCTGGTGGAGCTGGTCACCAGCGAGGACATCGCCGATTTGTACAACTTCCTCGACAAGGCGCTTTCCGGAGTCGGCGGCATCGCCTCCAGCGAATCCTTCGTGGTCATGAAGGCCAGGCGCAAGTGGATTCCCCTTCCCAAGGGCGCTCGCACCTGGTTCAGTGAATAG
- the topA gene encoding type I DNA topoisomerase, giving the protein MTKDLIIVESPAKVKTIGKFLGKDYAVEASVGHVRDLPKGDMGLDEEHGYAPRYEIIKGKEDVVGRLRKAAKAAKHVYLAPDPDREGEAIGWHVAELIRTQNKNVSRIQFNEITARAVKEALENPRPINADLVGAQQARRVLDRLVGYKISPILWKHVKRGISAGRVQSVALRLIVDRERERRAFQPVEHWALKAKLAGENPPPFRADLWKIGTKTVAPGMKDIGSAEAAGALVQNVRAGTFVVDAVEEKERSKSAPPPFTTSSLQQVANRALGYPAKKTMGAAQKLYEGVDLGERGTVALITYMRTDSVRIADEAKKAAHEFILSAYGKDYAPAKARVYKTKDGAQDAHEACRPVDVTLTPESVKQFLPADQFKLYQLIWRRFVASQMSPARFHDTTVSAKNGTTLWRAKGERLLFPGFLKVQGLEAPTEADADAEPQDGQSAQLPKVAVGEALQLLDLTSEQKFTQPPPRYSEATLVKALEEEGIGRPSTYAAIISTLQDREYVAMEDKRFAPTELGATVSDKLVAHFATLMDIGFTAGMETKLDEIAAGGRAWEEVIEEFMAEFIPALEKAGTEMSRATIDSGVACPECGRPMHVKFGKNGEFLGCSGYPECKAIREFTRDEQGTIIPVDRPKEEITDILCELCGKPFAVKVPRKGRASDPFLGCTGYPKCKNIKNFKRDEFGAIIVLEAPEEIPAGTCPECGKPMVIKTARRGSKFIACTGYPACKHTEPLPTGVACPQPGCTGEMVEKTSRRGKVFYSCSRYPDCTFSLWDRPVPGPCPKCGFPLLVEKHSKAKGDFIACGNKDCDWVKDEGEGEK; this is encoded by the coding sequence ATGACAAAAGACCTCATCATCGTCGAGTCTCCCGCCAAGGTGAAGACCATCGGCAAATTCCTGGGCAAGGACTACGCCGTGGAGGCCTCCGTGGGCCACGTGCGCGACCTGCCCAAGGGCGACATGGGCCTCGACGAGGAGCATGGATACGCGCCGCGCTACGAGATCATAAAGGGCAAAGAGGATGTGGTGGGCCGTCTGCGCAAGGCGGCCAAGGCTGCGAAGCACGTCTACCTCGCGCCCGACCCCGACCGCGAAGGAGAGGCCATCGGCTGGCACGTGGCCGAGCTCATCCGCACGCAGAACAAGAACGTCTCGCGCATCCAGTTCAACGAGATCACCGCCCGCGCGGTGAAGGAGGCGCTGGAGAACCCGCGCCCCATCAACGCCGATCTGGTGGGCGCGCAGCAGGCGCGCAGGGTGCTGGACCGGTTGGTCGGCTACAAGATTTCCCCCATCCTCTGGAAGCACGTGAAGCGCGGCATTTCGGCCGGACGCGTGCAAAGCGTGGCGCTCAGGCTGATTGTGGACCGCGAGCGCGAGCGCCGGGCGTTCCAGCCCGTGGAGCACTGGGCGCTCAAGGCGAAGCTGGCCGGGGAAAACCCGCCGCCCTTCCGCGCCGATCTGTGGAAGATCGGGACCAAGACCGTGGCTCCGGGCATGAAGGACATCGGCAGCGCGGAGGCCGCCGGGGCGCTGGTCCAGAATGTGCGCGCCGGAACCTTTGTGGTGGACGCGGTGGAAGAAAAGGAGCGCAGCAAAAGCGCGCCGCCGCCCTTCACCACCTCCAGCCTGCAGCAGGTGGCCAACCGGGCCCTTGGCTACCCGGCCAAGAAGACCATGGGCGCGGCCCAAAAGCTGTACGAGGGCGTGGACCTGGGCGAACGCGGCACGGTGGCGCTCATCACCTACATGCGTACCGACTCCGTGCGCATCGCCGACGAGGCCAAAAAGGCCGCGCACGAGTTCATTCTCTCCGCCTACGGCAAGGACTACGCCCCGGCCAAGGCCCGCGTCTACAAGACCAAGGACGGCGCGCAGGACGCCCACGAGGCCTGCCGCCCGGTGGACGTGACCCTGACGCCCGAAAGCGTGAAGCAGTTTCTGCCCGCCGACCAGTTCAAGCTCTACCAGCTCATCTGGCGGCGTTTTGTGGCCTCGCAGATGTCTCCGGCCAGGTTCCACGACACCACCGTGAGCGCGAAAAACGGCACGACCCTGTGGCGCGCCAAGGGCGAGCGCCTGCTGTTCCCCGGCTTCTTGAAGGTGCAGGGCCTGGAAGCCCCCACCGAGGCCGATGCGGACGCCGAGCCGCAGGACGGACAGTCGGCCCAGCTGCCCAAGGTGGCCGTTGGCGAAGCCTTGCAGCTCCTGGACCTGACCAGCGAGCAGAAGTTCACGCAGCCGCCCCCGCGCTACAGCGAAGCCACGCTGGTCAAGGCGCTGGAGGAGGAGGGCATCGGCCGTCCCAGCACGTACGCCGCCATCATCAGCACCCTGCAAGACCGCGAGTACGTGGCCATGGAGGACAAGCGCTTCGCCCCCACGGAGCTTGGCGCGACGGTAAGCGACAAGCTGGTGGCGCACTTCGCCACGCTCATGGACATCGGCTTCACCGCGGGCATGGAGACCAAGCTGGACGAGATCGCCGCGGGCGGCCGCGCCTGGGAAGAGGTCATCGAGGAATTCATGGCCGAATTCATCCCGGCGCTGGAAAAGGCCGGGACCGAAATGAGCCGCGCCACCATCGACTCCGGCGTGGCCTGCCCGGAATGCGGTCGGCCCATGCACGTGAAATTCGGCAAGAACGGCGAGTTCCTGGGCTGCTCCGGCTATCCGGAGTGCAAGGCCATCCGCGAGTTCACCCGCGACGAGCAGGGAACCATCATCCCCGTGGACCGGCCCAAGGAGGAGATCACGGACATCCTCTGCGAGCTGTGCGGCAAACCCTTTGCCGTCAAAGTTCCGCGCAAGGGCCGCGCAAGCGACCCCTTCCTGGGCTGCACCGGCTACCCGAAGTGCAAGAACATAAAGAATTTCAAGCGCGACGAATTCGGGGCAATCATCGTGCTGGAGGCCCCGGAGGAGATTCCCGCCGGAACCTGCCCGGAGTGCGGCAAGCCCATGGTCATCAAGACTGCGCGGCGCGGCAGCAAATTCATCGCCTGCACGGGCTACCCGGCCTGCAAGCACACGGAGCCCCTGCCCACGGGCGTGGCCTGCCCGCAGCCGGGCTGCACCGGGGAAATGGTCGAAAAGACCTCGCGCCGGGGCAAGGTGTTCTATTCCTGCTCCCGCTACCCGGACTGCACCTTTTCCCTGTGGGACCGGCCCGTGCCCGGCCCCTGCCCCAAGTGCGGCTTCCCCCTGCTGGTGGAAAAGCACAGCAAGGCCAAGGGCGACTTCATCGCCTGCGGCAACAAGGACTGCGACTGGGTGAAGGACGAAGGCGAGGGCGAAAAATAG